Proteins encoded in a region of the Gallalistipes aquisgranensis genome:
- a CDS encoding UvrD-helicase domain-containing protein has translation MGSVQIVKASAGSGKTYRLAYEYVRSVIEEPYLYRHILAVTFTNKATEEMKQRILSEINLLAEGETSPYRDDLQRELELTPVQIRERAHTARTRILHDYSHFAILTIDKFFQRIIRSFIKELGVDLNFNLELQTDNLLGKAADNLIEDISVNDALKKWIVDFVEEKIQENKKWDIKTELVRLGKELFKENYRALTRHGENATASKEKLGEIVRKATSQAHAVADRMRRMARQALEIIGEGGLDPTDFASGRTGFTSYFVKTAAGTIGPYGKRVADALGADEKWYAKTSPHKADIIALIPRLRPLLEELCRLWDENARFLSSCGLLRENYRNFALLADLSEKIAELCNKENIMPISETNTILHKLIAGNDTPFIFEKAGNHFSRFMIDEFQDTSAMQWENFVPLLQNAVSQSDASPVLLVGDVKQSIYRWRGGDWQILAQDIDRQFGSVSRYDLTTNYRSLRSIVEFNNRIVEGCVTLDNDRLDALLDEAGEKGVIPVKCHNRLSGMLRKAYAGHAQKPRDKAWKGYITLTQYRHDENEDTETFPPVIGRIEELQARGYAPSDIAILVRYNAEGVKIANLLLDYKSRHPNSPYSYNVVTAEALTIGAAPVAGFIVACLRLAVNPDDAIRQAVYRRWLNLPFSHPLPAEEAEFLRSLRIRSPQEAFEKILIRYRLAEKREDIAYIQALHEQMIAFSTSTIADLPLFLKWWDDTGASQSVHMPQSRSAITIITVHKAKGLQYKAVLIPYCNWEMNPKSRTILWADCAGTPFEAAGRIPVGFKKEMGESFFAEEYFNEMVLSHIDNINTFYVATTRAEEELHIMMPEAKKNPSLSGSKKISALILDSIALSGETASLGDLSGKVSNTEAGTRIEFGTPIVHTDNIRTEQHSAARYPSRETEAKVRLRMPMQRYLGEEGEIPPLSPRNYGILMHRIFEKAGTEQDIETELKNMLDNGTLTAAEATTLKETIEQAFHNEIVRRWFDSSWETVRNENEIIVPGTPFPRRPDRVMIRGKEAVVVDYKFGLLRSAAHKRQIRSYMHLLRSMGYNDIRGYIWYVSLEDVEQISEEE, from the coding sequence ATGGGAAGCGTCCAAATAGTAAAAGCCTCGGCAGGTTCCGGAAAAACCTACCGGCTTGCCTACGAGTATGTCCGAAGTGTAATCGAGGAGCCATATCTCTACCGGCATATCCTGGCCGTAACTTTCACCAACAAGGCAACGGAGGAGATGAAACAGCGCATCCTGAGCGAAATCAATCTCCTGGCCGAAGGCGAGACCTCTCCCTACCGGGACGACCTGCAACGCGAACTGGAGCTCACTCCCGTCCAGATACGTGAACGGGCCCACACGGCCCGCACCCGCATCCTGCATGATTACAGCCATTTCGCCATCCTTACGATCGACAAATTCTTCCAGCGCATCATCCGTTCTTTCATCAAGGAACTGGGGGTGGACCTGAATTTCAATCTGGAACTCCAGACCGACAACCTGCTGGGCAAAGCAGCCGACAATCTGATCGAGGATATTTCGGTGAACGACGCCCTGAAAAAATGGATCGTCGATTTCGTGGAGGAAAAGATACAGGAGAACAAGAAGTGGGACATCAAGACGGAGCTCGTACGCTTGGGGAAAGAGCTGTTCAAGGAGAATTACCGCGCACTGACCCGCCACGGGGAAAATGCGACGGCTTCGAAAGAGAAACTGGGTGAGATCGTCCGCAAAGCCACCTCCCAGGCCCATGCCGTCGCGGACCGGATGCGGCGTATGGCACGACAGGCACTCGAAATCATCGGAGAGGGTGGTCTTGACCCGACCGACTTCGCCTCGGGACGGACCGGATTCACCAGTTACTTCGTCAAAACGGCCGCGGGGACGATCGGCCCCTACGGCAAGCGGGTGGCGGACGCACTCGGTGCGGATGAAAAATGGTATGCGAAAACCTCTCCGCACAAGGCGGATATCATCGCGCTGATCCCCAGGCTGAGACCTTTGCTGGAAGAACTTTGCCGCCTGTGGGACGAAAACGCCCGTTTTCTCTCCAGTTGCGGTCTGCTCCGGGAGAACTACCGGAACTTCGCTCTTCTCGCCGATCTGTCGGAAAAGATCGCAGAACTGTGCAACAAGGAAAACATCATGCCCATTTCGGAAACAAATACGATCCTGCACAAACTGATCGCCGGAAACGACACTCCGTTTATTTTCGAAAAGGCCGGCAACCATTTTTCCCGCTTCATGATCGACGAATTCCAGGATACCTCGGCCATGCAATGGGAAAATTTCGTCCCTCTGCTCCAAAATGCCGTCTCCCAGTCCGACGCCTCTCCCGTTTTGTTGGTGGGCGATGTCAAGCAGTCCATCTACCGCTGGCGGGGCGGTGACTGGCAGATACTGGCACAGGATATAGACCGGCAGTTCGGCTCGGTATCCCGGTACGATCTGACCACGAATTACCGAAGTCTGCGCAGCATCGTGGAGTTCAACAACCGGATCGTCGAAGGTTGCGTCACACTCGACAACGACCGGCTCGACGCCTTGTTGGACGAAGCTGGGGAAAAAGGTGTCATTCCCGTGAAGTGCCACAACCGACTGTCCGGCATGCTTCGCAAAGCGTATGCGGGTCACGCGCAAAAACCCCGGGACAAAGCATGGAAGGGATATATCACTCTCACCCAATACAGACACGATGAAAACGAGGATACGGAAACGTTTCCGCCCGTCATCGGACGGATCGAAGAACTGCAGGCCCGGGGATATGCACCCAGCGATATCGCCATTCTGGTACGCTACAATGCCGAAGGCGTAAAAATCGCCAACCTGCTGCTCGACTACAAGAGCCGCCACCCGAATTCACCGTACAGCTATAATGTCGTCACGGCCGAAGCGCTTACGATCGGAGCAGCCCCTGTAGCCGGATTCATCGTCGCCTGCCTGAGGCTGGCCGTCAATCCGGACGATGCGATCCGACAGGCAGTCTATCGGCGTTGGCTTAACCTGCCCTTCAGTCATCCTCTTCCTGCTGAGGAGGCGGAATTTCTCCGGTCGCTGCGCATCCGGTCTCCGCAGGAGGCATTCGAAAAAATCCTGATCCGTTACAGGCTGGCCGAAAAAAGGGAGGACATCGCCTACATCCAGGCGCTGCACGAACAGATGATCGCTTTCAGCACCTCCACGATCGCCGATCTGCCCCTGTTTCTCAAATGGTGGGACGACACCGGGGCCTCCCAATCGGTCCACATGCCCCAAAGCCGTTCGGCCATAACGATCATCACGGTCCACAAAGCCAAAGGATTGCAATACAAAGCCGTTCTGATCCCCTACTGCAACTGGGAGATGAACCCCAAAAGCCGGACGATCCTGTGGGCCGACTGTGCCGGTACACCTTTCGAAGCCGCCGGACGAATTCCGGTCGGGTTCAAAAAAGAGATGGGAGAGTCGTTTTTCGCGGAAGAATATTTCAACGAAATGGTCCTGTCCCACATCGATAACATCAACACATTTTACGTAGCTACGACCCGGGCCGAAGAGGAACTTCATATCATGATGCCCGAAGCGAAAAAAAATCCGTCCCTAAGCGGTTCGAAAAAAATCAGCGCACTGATTCTGGATTCGATCGCCCTGTCGGGAGAGACCGCATCGCTGGGCGACCTGTCCGGAAAGGTATCCAACACGGAGGCTGGCACCCGAATCGAGTTCGGCACACCGATCGTACATACAGACAACATACGGACGGAACAGCACTCGGCAGCCCGGTATCCCTCCCGGGAAACGGAAGCAAAAGTCCGCCTGCGAATGCCCATGCAGCGCTACCTCGGAGAAGAAGGAGAGATTCCGCCCCTCTCCCCGCGCAACTACGGCATCCTGATGCACCGTATTTTCGAAAAGGCAGGAACGGAACAAGACATCGAAACGGAATTGAAAAACATGCTCGACAACGGTACATTGACCGCCGCCGAAGCCACCACGCTAAAGGAAACCATCGAACAGGCCTTCCATAACGAAATCGTCCGCAGATGGTTCGACTCTTCCTGGGAAACCGTTCGCAACGAGAACGAGATTATCGTTCCGGGAACGCCGTTCCCCCGGCGTCCGGACCGGGTCATGATCCGGGGAAAAGAAGCCGTCGTCGTGGATTACAAATTCGGATTGCTGCGCAGCGCTGCCCATAAACGCCAGATCAGAAGCTATATGCACCTTCTGCGATCAATGGGCTACAACGACATAAGGGGATACATATGGTATGTCTCTCTGGAAGACGTAGAACAAATTTCCGAAGAGGAATAG
- a CDS encoding GIN domain-containing protein translates to MKKIFAAVAAILCSAGAVFAQQTIRSDKVSWFNTVSLTGKLAVELIPSDTNRINIELKDTDITKLEWGVTDSVLTVKLRPGGVSPKGSAVVVIHYRVLDDLRVNGAEVKTQDTLAGGMMSIDLSGGAKLTATVKCQDLDLKLSGNSAAQMDGYAKYFTLRAALRSKADARNLDAQSVTVQAYSNSELYVDAMERLVAETGTGGTVFYTGKPQIVKLSTKMGGNIHDIDGKR, encoded by the coding sequence ATGAAGAAGATTTTTGCAGCGGTCGCAGCGATCCTCTGTTCGGCCGGGGCGGTTTTCGCCCAGCAGACGATCCGGAGCGACAAGGTTTCCTGGTTCAATACTGTGAGTCTCACCGGAAAACTGGCTGTCGAACTGATTCCTTCGGACACGAATCGAATCAACATCGAGTTGAAAGATACGGATATTACCAAGTTGGAGTGGGGGGTGACGGACAGTGTCCTGACGGTTAAACTGCGTCCGGGAGGTGTATCGCCCAAAGGCAGTGCGGTCGTTGTGATTCACTATCGTGTGCTCGACGATCTGCGGGTCAACGGTGCGGAAGTGAAGACGCAGGATACGCTTGCCGGAGGAATGATGTCGATCGACCTGTCCGGCGGAGCCAAGCTGACGGCTACGGTGAAGTGCCAGGACCTGGACCTGAAGCTGTCGGGAAATTCGGCAGCCCAGATGGATGGGTATGCCAAGTATTTCACCCTGCGCGCGGCTCTTCGCAGTAAGGCCGATGCCCGGAATCTGGATGCCCAGAGCGTGACCGTGCAGGCGTACTCCAATTCGGAACTCTATGTGGATGCGATGGAGCGTCTGGTGGCCGAGACAGGGACGGGCGGTACCGTGTTCTATACGGGGAAGCCGCAGATCGTCAAGCTTTCCACCAAGATGGGCGGCAATATACACGACATAGACGGAAAAAGGTAG